In a genomic window of Cryptomeria japonica unplaced genomic scaffold, Sugi_1.0 HiC_scaffold_120, whole genome shotgun sequence:
- the LOC131855786 gene encoding LRR receptor-like serine/threonine-protein kinase FLS2, whose protein sequence is MGSYWIGAVVNSVMAWFTVYLALISVAALSITLNAAVIPPDAESLLALKQTLSSYSLDDWRDGELSNFCNWTGVTCDSSNQSVIALNLQNKAIFGSLPLNFPTFTHLTTFNLSSNSITGPIPFSAFASCSALAFLSLDHNNLTGTLPLSLSNCTELKILDLSVNELTGPVPSSLSKLSNLQQLNLRENNFTSPIPQSLSNCTNLVLLDLCFNYAINGTIPTGLGLLTRLQILCLSGNRLTGLLSATVISNLTQLRILKVGHNGMSGAIPSWLGQMPFLEQMWMGGSRYEGSIPPSIGNISSLTLLAAYGNSLTGNIPKSLGQLSRLTALSIPRNFLTGSLPPELGNLTDLQLARVSVNSLSGSIPIDFGRLKSLQQFEAWNNTFSGRIPAELSNCSALGLLRLQGNQLSGAIPPQLGRLSLLAELRLEQNHLSGTIPESLSNCTNLQELSLGYNLLKGTIPPSIASLRNIVRSFSMPHNRLKGKIPAEIGGMISVTVIDLAGNYLGGEIPESLGNCVQLLQLNLSSNQFSGQIPQTLGTLITLTNLDLSVNNLSGPIPSYLGDMETLLYLNLSYNNLSGPIPTRGVFRNQSASSFIGNSDLCISDCPKSSADSSSGLSSRSKFLIIVGSFAFGALVLTAMVYLYIHRRKESKDEYRGQRDLFVEREIVKLNHNELFHATSEFSNTNIIGSGRMATVYSGRLNISGREQAVAVKRFKDEIAGRVAVSESLIAEIRVLAVAKHRNLVRLLGYCWASRTMALVMEMMPNRSLAERIQEKTLTWSMCLRIARGVAEGLKYLHHECQQPILHCDLKPSNILLDMDFEPGIADFGISRILRYDDFSHGYSTSNLQGSFGYMPPEYALSGRMTARGDVYSYGVVILEMLSGHNPTSEMFREENTLPEWALRTSVDGTPFEVIATHFHTLENVVEESQQQMISMVQLGLACTSPRPENRPTMKEVVRALDRISNNYTTKLPSVVDLIQLAS, encoded by the exons ATGGGTTCGTACTGGATAGGCGCTGTTGTTAATAGCGTGATGGCCTGGTTTACAGTTTACTTGGCTCTCATTTCAGTTGCGGCACTGTCAATCACTCTAAACGCAGCAGTCATCCCACCTGATGCGGAGTCACTTTTGGCTCTCAAACAGACCTTGTCTAGCTATTCTCTTGACGACTGGCGAGACGGAGAGCTCTCCAACTTCTGTAACTGGACGGGTGTCACCTGTGACTCTTCCAACCAGAGCGTAATCGCTCTCAATCTCCAAAACAAGGCCATCTTTGGCTCATTACCACTTAACTTCCCCACCTTTACCCATCTCACTACATTCAATCTTTCCTCTAATTCTATAACCGGTCCAATTCCATTCTCTGCCTTTGCCTCTTGTTCTGCTCTAGCTTTTCTTTCTCTCGATCACAACAATCTCACAGGAACACTTCCCTTATCTCTCTCCAATTGTACCGAGCTTAAAATCCTTGACCTGTCTGTTAACGAGCTTACTGGCCCCGTCCCTTCCAGTCTTTCTAAGTTATCCAACCTGCAGCAGCTCAACCTCCGTGAGAACAACTTTACAAGCCCAATTCCTCAATCTCTGTCAAACTGTACCAATCTGGTATTGTTGGATTTATGTTTTAACTATGCAATCAACGGAACCATACCCACAGGGCTCGGCCTTCTCACCAGACTGCAAATTCTGTGTCTATCCGGTAACCGTCTCACCGGTCTGTTATCCGCGACCGTTATCTCCAATCTAACTCAACTCCGGATATTGAAAGTGGGCCACAACGGTATGAGCGGAGCGATTCCTTCATGGCTCGGCCAAATGCCCTTCCTGGAACAGATGTGGATGGGAGGGAGTCGATACGAAGGGAGCATTCCTCCTTCTATCGGGAACATATCATCTCTCACCCTTTTAGCCGCCTACGGGAATTCACTCACTGGTAATATTCCCAAATCACTCGGCCAACTCTCCCGCCTGACTGCACTGAGCATCCCACGTAATTTTCTGACAGGCTCTCTTCCGCCAGAGCTGGGGAATCTTACAGATCTACAACTTGCACGAGTGTCTGTAAATTCATTAAGCGGGAGTATTCCGATCGACTTTGGCCGACTAAAATCCCTTCAACAATTTGAGGCGTGGAACAATACTTTCAGCGGAAGGATCCCAGCAGAGTTGAGCAATTGTTCGGCGTTGGGGCTTCTGAGACTGCAGGGCAATCAGCTAAGCGGGGCCATACCTCCACAGCTGGGTCGCTTAAGCCTCCTAGCGGAACTGCGTTTGGAGCAAAATCATTTGTCGGGAACGATTCCCGAATCCCTTTCAAACTGTACCAATCTTCAGGAGCTGTCCCTCGGCTACAATCTTCTAAAAGGTACCATTCCACCATCTATTGCAAGCCTGCGAAACATAGTTCGTTCATTTTCAATGCCACATAATCGACTTAAGGGAAAAATTCCAGCAGAAATAGGAGGCATGATATCTGTTACTGTAATAGACCTGGCTGGCAATTATTTAGGCGGTGAAATTCCAGAGAGCCTTGGAAATTGCGTGCAGCTGCTGCAACTGAACCTCTCAAGCAATCAATTTAGTGGTCAAATTCCGCAAACTTTGGGCACGCTTATTACTCTGACGAATTTGGATCTCTCTGTCAACAATTTATCTGGTCCCATACCAAGTTACCTTGGCGACATGGAAACCCTTCTCTATCTGAATCTTTCTTATAACAATCTCTCTGGTCCTATTCCCACCCGGGGTGTCTTCAGAAATCAGTCAGCCAGCTCTTTCATTGGGAATTCTGACCTGTGTATTTCAGATTGCCCGAAATCATCAGCTGATAGCTCCAGCGGTCTGTCTAGCCGATCCAAGTTCCTTATTATTGTGGGATCGTTCGCTTTTGGAGCTCTTGTTCTAACAGCCATGGTGTACTTGTATATTCACAGGAGAAAAGAGAGCAAGGATGAGTACCGAGGACAGAGGGATTTATTCGTTGAGCGAGAAATAGTGAAATTAAATCACAATGAGCTGTTCCATGCGACTTCAGAGTTCAGCAATACAAACATAATCGGCTCCGGCAGAATGGCAACGGTGTATAGCGGAAGGCTAAATATATCCGGTAGGGAACAAGCTGTAGCTGTGAAGAGATTCAAAGACGAAATCGCGGGCAGGGTCGCAGTGAGTGAGAGCCTGATAGCCGAAATTCGAGTACTGGCCGTGGCTAAACACCGTAACTTAGTTCGCTTGTTGGGGTACTGCTGGGCTTCAAGGACCATGGCTTTGGTTATGGAGATGATGCCGAATAGAAGTTTGGCTGAGCGTATTCAAGAAAAGACACTCACCTGGAGCATGTGCTTGAGAATCGCACGGGGCGTGGCTGAGGGATTGAAGTACCTTCATCATGAATGTCAGCAGCCAATTTTACACTGCGATTTAAAACCGTCCAACATCTTGCTGGACATGGACTTCGAGCCCGGGATTGCCGATTTCGGGATTTCAAGAATTCTGAGATACGATGACTTCAGCCACGGATATAGCACCTCCAATTTGCAGGGATCCTTCGGTTACATGCCACCAG AGTATGCATTAAGTGGGAGAATGACAGCGAGAGGAGACGTATACAGCTACGGAGTTGTGATTTTAGAAATGTTATCAGGCCACAATCCAACGTCGGAGATGTTTAGGGAGGAAAACACGCTTCCAGAGTGGGCACTGAGGACATCCGTGGATGGCACACCATTTGAAGTGATCGCTACTCACTTTCATACCCTTGAAAACGTTGTAGAGGAGAGTCAGCAGCAAATGATTAGTATGGTGCAGCTAGGATTGGCTTGCACCTCCCCCAGACCTGAAAATCGACCGACCATGAAAGAGGTCGTTAGAGCTCTGGATAGAATCTCTAACAACTATACAACTAAGCTTCCTTCGGTCGTTGACCTCATACAATTAGCTTCCTAA